The proteins below are encoded in one region of Segatella copri:
- the dprA gene encoding DNA-processing protein DprA translates to MADQQEILNTILLTRLNYFSLAGMLELYRKVGSATLILEHKNNLRDILPDASDKLVSAIQNCEEARKRAEEELEYDIRYGIEPIPMNDDRYPQRLKDCDDAPLILFYKGNANLNQQRVINIVGTRHCTPYGEDLIRRFITDLKQLSPNVLIISGLAYGVDIVAHRQALASGYETIGVLAHGLDDLYPRQHRETAARMIEQGGLLTEFLTRTNADKINFVRRNRIVAGMSDACILIESAAHGGGLITCDISQSYGRDVFTFPGRIGDHYSEGCNNLIRNNGATLITCAEDFVKDMRWQDDATLMRAKQQGIERSLFPELSPEEQLIVEVLSKTNDLQVNLISVKTNIDISRLTSLLFTLEMKGVIKTFAGGMYHLLK, encoded by the coding sequence ATGGCTGATCAACAGGAAATACTGAACACCATCCTCCTGACAAGGCTCAATTACTTCAGCCTGGCAGGAATGCTGGAGCTATACAGAAAGGTAGGCTCCGCTACGCTCATCCTGGAGCACAAGAACAACCTAAGAGACATCCTCCCCGATGCCTCGGATAAACTCGTGAGCGCTATCCAGAACTGCGAAGAAGCCCGAAAACGCGCTGAGGAAGAACTGGAGTACGACATACGCTACGGAATAGAACCCATTCCGATGAACGACGACCGCTATCCGCAACGCCTCAAGGATTGCGATGACGCACCCCTCATCCTCTTTTATAAAGGCAACGCCAACCTCAACCAGCAGCGCGTCATCAACATCGTAGGAACCCGCCACTGCACGCCTTACGGCGAAGACCTCATCCGCCGCTTCATCACCGACCTGAAGCAGCTTTCGCCCAACGTGCTCATCATAAGCGGACTTGCCTACGGAGTGGATATCGTGGCGCACCGCCAGGCACTCGCCAGCGGCTACGAAACCATAGGTGTGCTGGCGCATGGCTTGGATGATCTCTATCCTCGTCAGCACCGGGAAACGGCGGCAAGAATGATAGAACAGGGCGGACTGCTCACAGAATTCCTTACCCGTACAAACGCTGATAAGATAAACTTCGTGCGCCGCAACCGCATCGTAGCGGGAATGTCGGATGCCTGCATCCTGATAGAGAGCGCAGCTCACGGCGGCGGCCTCATCACCTGCGATATTTCGCAATCCTACGGTAGGGACGTCTTCACCTTCCCGGGCAGGATAGGCGACCACTACAGCGAAGGCTGCAACAACCTGATACGCAACAACGGCGCCACGCTCATCACCTGTGCCGAGGATTTCGTGAAGGACATGCGCTGGCAGGATGACGCCACCCTGATGCGAGCCAAGCAGCAAGGCATCGAGCGCAGCCTCTTTCCCGAGTTATCGCCCGAGGAGCAACTCATCGTAGAAGTCCTCTCCAAGACCAACGACCTGCAAGTGAATCTCATCTCCGTAAAGACGAATATCGACATTTCTCGCCTCACTTCCCTCCTCTTCACATTGGAGATGAAGGGAGTCATCAAGACCTTTGCAGGGGGAATGTATCATCTTTTGAAGTAG
- a CDS encoding DUF2851 family protein gives MEQLLHYVWKHKLFPLSPLTTTWHQAVEVIDPGLHNRNAGPDFFNAKIKLNGTLWVGNVEIHDKASDWYVHGHDKDERYDNVILHVCGTIDVEAKNSKGEPLVQLQLDIPDNVSKHYQELLSIDQYPPCYQIIPSLTRLTVHSWMSALQTERLSQKTDAIEARVKQCNGDWENAYFVTLARNYGFGINGDAFEQWAYHLPLRAVDHHRDDLFQIEAIFLGQAGLLELNTIPERYQKDALNDGYFSRLRNEYLYLSHKFSLQPMDYKQWRFLRLRPQNFPHIRISQLANLYYNRRAGLSQLLEASTVKEAKQVLSTSVTEYWETHYTFGSTSIRNEKHLSPFSLNLLIINTVVPILFAYGRHRGEEKYCDRAFDFLEELKAENNHIVRMWKECGLPVENAGDSQALIQLKKEYCDRKECLRCRIGYEYLKR, from the coding sequence ATGGAGCAACTCCTTCATTATGTGTGGAAGCACAAGCTCTTCCCACTCTCTCCACTCACCACCACCTGGCACCAGGCTGTGGAAGTAATTGACCCCGGACTGCACAACCGCAACGCAGGGCCCGATTTCTTCAATGCCAAAATCAAACTCAACGGAACCCTATGGGTGGGAAACGTGGAGATTCATGACAAGGCAAGCGACTGGTATGTGCACGGACATGATAAGGATGAACGCTACGACAACGTTATCCTGCACGTTTGCGGAACCATCGATGTAGAGGCAAAGAACTCGAAAGGCGAACCCCTCGTGCAGTTGCAGCTCGACATTCCCGACAACGTATCGAAACATTATCAGGAGCTGCTGAGCATCGACCAGTATCCTCCCTGCTACCAGATTATCCCATCGCTCACCCGCCTCACCGTGCACAGTTGGATGAGCGCCCTGCAAACCGAGCGCTTATCGCAGAAAACCGATGCGATAGAGGCGCGCGTGAAGCAATGTAACGGCGATTGGGAAAACGCCTACTTCGTGACCCTGGCGCGCAACTACGGGTTCGGAATCAACGGCGACGCCTTCGAGCAGTGGGCTTACCATCTGCCGCTGAGGGCCGTAGACCATCACCGCGACGACCTCTTCCAGATAGAAGCCATCTTCCTGGGGCAAGCCGGACTGCTGGAACTGAACACCATTCCCGAAAGATATCAGAAAGACGCGCTGAACGACGGGTATTTCTCCCGGTTGAGGAACGAATATCTCTATCTCTCGCATAAATTCTCGCTGCAACCGATGGATTACAAGCAGTGGCGCTTCCTGCGCCTGCGTCCGCAGAACTTCCCTCACATCCGCATCTCGCAGTTAGCCAATCTTTATTATAACCGCCGTGCGGGGCTGAGCCAGCTGCTCGAGGCAAGCACGGTGAAGGAGGCAAAGCAGGTGCTCTCAACCAGCGTTACGGAGTATTGGGAAACCCATTATACCTTCGGCAGCACGAGCATCCGTAACGAGAAGCACCTCTCCCCTTTCTCGCTCAATCTGCTCATCATCAACACCGTGGTTCCCATCCTCTTTGCCTATGGAAGGCACCGGGGCGAGGAGAAATACTGCGACCGCGCCTTCGACTTCCTGGAGGAGCTGAAGGCCGAGAATAACCACATAGTAAGGATGTGGAAGGAATGCGGCCTGCCGGTGGAGAACGCCGGGGATAGCCAGGCGCTCATACAGCTGAAGAAGGAATACTGCGACAGGAAGGAATGCCTTCGCTGTCGCATCGGTTACGAATACTTGAAGAGATAA
- a CDS encoding acyl-CoA thioesterase, whose translation MSRYIFETKMEVRDYECDIEGIVNNANYLHYMEHTRHLFLKECGLSFAEMHNKGVDAVVARMNLQYKVPLQCDDEFFSRLWLEKQGVRYVFHQDIFRAKDEKLCLKATVELVCLINGKLGNSEDYDKAFEKYFSPQG comes from the coding sequence ATGAGCAGATATATTTTTGAGACGAAGATGGAAGTAAGGGATTATGAGTGCGATATTGAGGGCATCGTGAACAATGCCAACTATCTGCACTACATGGAACATACCCGCCATCTCTTTCTGAAGGAATGCGGCCTCAGCTTTGCCGAAATGCACAACAAAGGCGTGGATGCTGTGGTGGCGAGAATGAACCTGCAGTACAAGGTTCCGCTGCAATGCGATGATGAATTCTTCTCGCGTCTGTGGCTGGAGAAGCAGGGCGTAAGATATGTTTTCCATCAGGACATCTTCCGTGCCAAGGACGAGAAACTCTGCCTCAAGGCAACCGTAGAACTCGTCTGCCTCATCAACGGAAAGCTGGGCAACAGCGAGGACTACGACAAGGCATTCGAGAAATACTTCTCTCCTCAGGGTTAA
- the dapB gene encoding 4-hydroxy-tetrahydrodipicolinate reductase, with translation MKIALIGYGKMGHMIEEIALQRGHEIVCKIDVNNPQDIDSPEFCSADVAIEFTNPTAAYGNYLKAFSHNVKVVSGSTGWMKDHKEDVEKLCADGKQTLFWASNFSIGVAIFSAVNRYLAKIMNGFPQYSVCMQETHHVHKLDAPSGTAITLAEEIIDNIDRKKDWKRGVTYWTEDGHHDEGDANITDEDLVINCVRDGEVPGIHAVMYDSDADMITIEHSAHSRKGFALGAVLAAEFTANHSGLLTTSDLFKF, from the coding sequence ATGAAAATTGCTTTGATCGGCTACGGAAAGATGGGACACATGATCGAGGAGATCGCCCTGCAGCGTGGCCACGAAATCGTTTGTAAGATTGACGTGAATAACCCTCAAGACATCGACAGCCCGGAGTTCTGCTCTGCCGATGTTGCCATTGAGTTTACCAACCCTACTGCCGCCTACGGCAACTATCTGAAGGCTTTCTCTCACAACGTGAAGGTGGTTTCAGGTTCTACAGGTTGGATGAAAGACCATAAGGAAGACGTGGAGAAGCTCTGCGCCGACGGTAAGCAGACCCTCTTCTGGGCGTCTAACTTCAGCATCGGTGTGGCTATCTTCTCTGCCGTAAACCGCTATCTGGCTAAAATCATGAATGGTTTCCCACAGTACTCTGTATGCATGCAGGAAACCCACCACGTGCACAAGCTTGATGCGCCATCAGGTACAGCCATCACCCTTGCCGAGGAAATCATCGACAACATCGACAGAAAGAAGGACTGGAAGCGTGGCGTTACTTATTGGACAGAGGATGGTCATCACGATGAGGGAGATGCAAACATCACCGATGAGGATTTGGTTATCAACTGCGTGCGCGATGGCGAGGTTCCGGGAATCCACGCCGTGATGTATGACAGCGATGCTGATATGATTACCATCGAGCACAGTGCCCACTCACGCAAGGGTTTCGCCCTGGGAGCCGTTCTCGCAGCTGAGTTCACAGCCAACCATTCCGGCTTGCTCACCACATCAGATTTATTTAAGTTCTAA
- a CDS encoding S26 family signal peptidase, with protein MIDKQKQKLNMKVQWAKFAVVLALYLLFLVWVESWLGLIVVPFIFDVYITKKIHWQWWKDEEGPIRFIMSWVDALVFALVAVYFINLFFFQNYVIPSSSLEKSLLTGDYLFVSKVSYGPRIPETPLTMPLTQHTMPLVNVKSYIEWPHWDYRRVKGLGNVKLNDIVVFNYPAGDTLVNEERYQANDYYQMVYSIGDQLMQQNGQEKDVRAMNPLQQRHYFEQVYATGRNYISSMPGEYGDIISRPTDRRENYVKRCVGLPGQTLQIKNRIVYLNGKANKEPDNVQYTYKMKLKGEFPIDLADELGITNEDLLMYNQSGVIPLTKKAYLALKANRNLVESISINTDATYGDLYPLNAYTGWTRDNYGPVWIPKKGESIALTLKNLPVYERCIKVYEGNDLKVDNAGRIFINGKLAKSYTFKLDYYWMMGDNRHNSADSRYWGFVPEDHIVGKPIFIWWSHSPDHPGFSGIRWNRLFTFVDNIK; from the coding sequence ATGATAGACAAGCAGAAACAAAAACTCAATATGAAGGTACAGTGGGCGAAGTTCGCAGTGGTTCTCGCCCTCTATCTTCTCTTTCTGGTTTGGGTAGAAAGCTGGCTGGGACTCATTGTGGTTCCGTTCATCTTCGATGTTTACATCACCAAGAAGATTCACTGGCAGTGGTGGAAGGATGAGGAAGGTCCTATCCGTTTCATCATGAGCTGGGTAGATGCGCTGGTGTTTGCTCTCGTAGCGGTTTATTTCATCAACCTCTTCTTCTTCCAGAACTACGTCATTCCGTCTTCCTCTCTCGAAAAGAGTCTCCTTACGGGCGATTATCTCTTCGTGAGCAAGGTAAGCTACGGACCTCGCATTCCTGAAACTCCGCTCACCATGCCGCTCACCCAGCACACCATGCCGCTGGTCAACGTGAAGAGCTACATAGAGTGGCCTCACTGGGATTACCGCCGCGTGAAGGGTTTGGGCAACGTGAAGCTCAACGACATCGTGGTGTTCAACTATCCTGCAGGCGATACGCTCGTCAATGAGGAGCGCTATCAGGCGAATGATTACTACCAGATGGTTTACAGCATCGGCGACCAGCTGATGCAGCAGAACGGACAGGAAAAGGATGTGCGCGCGATGAACCCATTGCAGCAGCGCCACTATTTTGAGCAGGTTTATGCTACTGGCCGCAACTACATCAGCAGCATGCCGGGCGAATATGGCGACATCATCAGCCGTCCTACCGACCGCCGCGAGAACTATGTAAAGCGCTGCGTGGGCTTGCCTGGTCAGACCCTGCAGATCAAGAACCGCATCGTTTATCTGAACGGAAAGGCAAACAAGGAGCCTGATAACGTGCAGTATACTTATAAGATGAAGCTCAAGGGCGAGTTCCCAATCGACCTTGCCGATGAGCTGGGAATCACCAACGAAGACCTGCTGATGTATAATCAGAGTGGCGTGATTCCGCTCACCAAGAAGGCTTATCTGGCGCTGAAGGCGAACAGAAACCTCGTAGAGAGCATCTCTATCAATACGGATGCAACCTATGGCGACCTCTATCCGCTCAACGCCTATACCGGCTGGACAAGAGATAATTACGGCCCGGTTTGGATTCCGAAGAAGGGCGAGAGCATCGCTCTTACGCTGAAGAATCTGCCTGTATACGAGCGCTGCATCAAGGTTTACGAGGGCAACGACCTGAAGGTAGACAACGCCGGACGCATCTTCATCAACGGCAAGCTGGCGAAGAGCTACACCTTCAAGCTCGACTACTACTGGATGATGGGCGACAACCGCCACAACTCAGCCGACAGCCGCTACTGGGGTTTCGTGCCTGAGGACCACATCGTGGGCAAGCCTATCTTCATCTGGTGGAGCCACAGCCCAGATCATCCGGGCTTCTCGGGCATTCGTTGGAATCGCCTCTTCACTTTTGTAGACAATATTAAGTAA
- a CDS encoding S26 family signal peptidase encodes MKTAVKFLIALVLSLLLAWAVRTYVFTIFSVPQGGLPPQLKAGNRVIVNRIDCENFGRGDVVVFTDTVVYQPKNQRRKRVFESHFIGRIEKLPGDTLRIDTVQFVIPTVCCKRCGCKDCRFYLLKTPTGQQLVHKHQMIGKAHKLF; translated from the coding sequence TTGAAGACTGCCGTCAAATTCCTAATAGCATTGGTGTTGTCGCTGCTCCTGGCTTGGGCAGTGCGCACCTATGTTTTCACTATCTTCTCGGTGCCTCAGGGTGGGCTTCCGCCCCAGCTGAAGGCAGGCAACCGGGTGATAGTGAACAGGATTGACTGCGAAAATTTCGGGCGTGGCGATGTGGTTGTTTTCACCGATACGGTGGTTTACCAGCCCAAGAACCAGCGCCGCAAGCGCGTCTTCGAGTCTCATTTCATAGGCAGGATAGAGAAGCTTCCGGGCGATACGCTGCGCATCGACACCGTGCAGTTCGTCATCCCAACCGTATGCTGCAAGCGCTGCGGCTGCAAGGATTGCCGCTTCTATCTCTTGAAGACGCCAACCGGCCAGCAGCTCGTTCATAAGCACCAGATGATAGGCAAAGCCCATAAGCTGTTCTAG
- a CDS encoding WbqC family protein: protein MKALLSSTYFGPIQWYQKLNRYDECLIERHESFIKQTYRNRMIIPTTNGPLALTIPTNHDISLSMKDIRISDHANWRHVHWNALLSAYGESPFFEYYQDDIRPFYEKKYEFLFDFNMETTAKMIELLDIRPKISVTDEYVLSEERKVKSIESEERRVKSEETTFGDRRESQFDSPEAQAQFNIQHSTLNTPIKDFRDAIRPKKPLPDPEFESKRYYQVYEQKYGFLPNMSILDLLFNEGNEAIFFL from the coding sequence TTGAAAGCCCTTCTTTCTTCCACATATTTCGGCCCCATCCAGTGGTACCAGAAGCTGAACCGCTACGATGAATGCCTGATAGAGCGCCACGAGAGCTTTATCAAGCAAACCTATCGTAACCGTATGATCATCCCTACCACCAACGGCCCTCTTGCGCTCACCATCCCCACCAATCACGACATCTCCCTGTCGATGAAGGACATCCGCATCTCCGACCACGCCAACTGGCGCCACGTCCACTGGAATGCGCTCCTTTCCGCCTATGGCGAGAGCCCTTTCTTCGAGTATTATCAGGACGACATCCGCCCCTTCTACGAGAAGAAATACGAGTTCCTCTTCGATTTCAACATGGAGACAACCGCGAAGATGATAGAGCTCCTCGACATCCGTCCGAAGATAAGCGTCACTGACGAATACGTTTTAAGTGAAGAACGAAAAGTGAAGAGCATAGAAAGTGAAGAACGAAGAGTGAAGAGTGAAGAAACAACGTTCGGCGACCGAAGGGAAAGCCAATTCGATAGCCCTGAGGCGCAAGCCCAATTCAACATTCAACATTCAACACTCAACACTCCAATCAAGGATTTCCGCGATGCAATTCGCCCCAAGAAACCGCTCCCTGACCCCGAATTCGAGTCGAAGCGCTATTACCAGGTTTACGAGCAGAAATACGGCTTTCTGCCCAATATGAGCATCCTTGACCTCCTTTTCAATGAAGGCAACGAGGCGATATTCTTCCTATAA
- a CDS encoding site-specific integrase, which produces MKSTFSIIFYLKRQVVKKDGTVPVMGRITVDGTQSQFSCKTTANPNLWDTKGGRMIGKSMQALEVNRKLDKMRVSISKHYQEIMDRDNFVTADKVKNAFLGLEYRCHTLMKVYSQSRDEMEKQYKAGMKSLSTYTKYRIGCAYVGEFLQTHYHVKDIALKELSLPFITDYETFLRTDKHLKINSAMVFVRNLRAMVFRAIDNEWLVKDPFRRYEYKEEETTREFLSKEEIHLLMETPITRKKMSMVRDLFLFCCFTGLAFIDLYNLKEENIKEFFDEGEWIVIHRQKTGTEANIKLLDYPKQIMEKYRGLSEDGRVFPVPNYQSCMDSLKRLGKKCGITKPLSWHMRSHSKFFYLLNISELSILKNMTANDLETSYILFLSQLCNIQRTL; this is translated from the coding sequence ATGAAGAGTACATTTTCAATTATCTTCTACCTCAAAAGACAGGTAGTAAAGAAAGATGGTACTGTTCCAGTTATGGGACGTATCACAGTGGACGGAACACAGTCGCAGTTCAGTTGCAAGACAACTGCCAATCCAAATTTGTGGGACACCAAGGGCGGACGCATGATAGGTAAGAGTATGCAGGCTTTGGAAGTGAACCGCAAATTGGACAAGATGCGTGTGAGTATCAGTAAGCATTATCAGGAGATTATGGACAGGGACAACTTCGTCACTGCCGACAAGGTGAAGAACGCCTTTCTTGGCTTGGAGTATCGTTGCCATACACTGATGAAAGTCTATTCTCAAAGCCGTGATGAAATGGAAAAGCAATATAAGGCTGGCATGAAATCTTTGAGTACATACACGAAGTATAGAATCGGGTGTGCCTATGTGGGCGAGTTCTTGCAGACGCATTACCATGTGAAGGATATTGCTCTGAAAGAGTTATCGCTGCCTTTTATCACAGACTACGAGACTTTTCTCAGAACAGACAAGCATCTGAAGATAAATTCTGCAATGGTGTTTGTCCGCAATCTCCGTGCAATGGTATTCCGTGCCATAGATAATGAATGGCTCGTAAAAGACCCATTCAGACGATATGAGTACAAGGAAGAAGAGACCACAAGAGAGTTTCTGAGCAAAGAAGAGATTCACCTGTTGATGGAAACACCTATCACAAGAAAGAAGATGAGTATGGTGCGTGACTTGTTCCTGTTCTGCTGTTTTACAGGTCTCGCTTTCATTGATCTGTACAACTTGAAGGAAGAGAACATCAAGGAATTTTTCGATGAAGGTGAATGGATCGTTATCCATCGACAGAAGACTGGAACGGAAGCCAACATCAAGTTGCTTGATTATCCCAAGCAAATTATGGAAAAATACCGTGGATTGAGTGAAGACGGCAGGGTGTTTCCAGTACCCAACTACCAAAGTTGTATGGATTCGCTCAAAAGACTGGGCAAAAAATGTGGTATTACCAAGCCGCTTTCCTGGCACATGAGGAGTCACAGTAAATTCTTTTATTTATTGAATATCAGCGAGTTGAGTATTTTAAAGAATATGACTGCTAACGATTTAGAAACGAGCTATATTCTTTTTCTTTCACAACTTTGCAATATACAAAGAACGCTTTGA
- a CDS encoding helix-turn-helix domain-containing protein — protein sequence MKLNRIRAVLEDKGISQTWLAKKLGRSFSTVNAYVCNRSQPNLTTLLEIAQLLSVDMKELITDEKERND from the coding sequence ATGAAGTTAAATCGCATAAGAGCAGTCTTAGAGGACAAAGGGATAAGCCAAACATGGCTTGCAAAGAAGTTGGGAAGGAGTTTCAGTACGGTCAATGCTTATGTATGCAACCGCTCTCAACCCAATCTTACCACACTTCTTGAAATTGCGCAGTTGTTGTCTGTGGATATGAAAGAACTTATTACAGACGAAAAAGAACGTAATGATTAA
- a CDS encoding energy transducer TonB — protein MARGRYICNTLKAIRKQIADANGIDYSPEECHFNGECKGTCPKCEQDVRDLEHELRRRQTAGKAIKVAGIAAGLVVMAACSDGKPQGNDKDTLTRLSTTLHEDSIDPTMYNGEIDRTKPIKNVTVKKFMPLKEDSKPSKKNKRAKTAVVQSAIATDSTNNSKIFDNVDEEASFPGGIAACMKYIADNFRYPNIQGDCSIQGKIVVSFIVNEDGNLNDIKVKKSVYSDLDKEAVRVVKSMPKWIPAKQNGKAVKSKYTLPVYIHVQ, from the coding sequence ATGGCAAGAGGACGTTATATTTGCAACACTCTCAAAGCTATCCGCAAGCAGATAGCGGATGCAAATGGGATTGACTATTCACCCGAAGAATGTCATTTCAATGGTGAATGCAAGGGAACTTGTCCGAAATGTGAGCAAGATGTGAGAGATTTGGAGCATGAGTTGCGACGTAGACAGACCGCAGGAAAGGCTATCAAGGTTGCAGGTATTGCAGCAGGACTTGTCGTCATGGCGGCTTGTTCTGATGGGAAACCACAAGGAAACGACAAAGATACACTTACAAGATTGTCGACAACCTTGCATGAAGACTCAATAGACCCAACAATGTACAACGGTGAAATCGACCGCACAAAGCCTATCAAAAACGTGACCGTCAAGAAATTCATGCCGCTGAAAGAGGACAGCAAGCCATCTAAGAAGAACAAGCGAGCCAAGACCGCCGTTGTCCAATCCGCCATCGCCACAGACTCAACCAATAACAGCAAAATATTTGATAATGTTGATGAGGAAGCGTCATTTCCTGGTGGCATAGCGGCGTGTATGAAATATATTGCAGACAATTTTCGCTATCCAAACATACAGGGCGATTGCAGCATACAAGGAAAAATTGTCGTTAGTTTCATTGTCAATGAAGATGGAAATCTAAATGACATCAAAGTGAAGAAAAGCGTCTATTCTGACCTTGACAAAGAAGCCGTCCGGGTGGTGAAAAGTATGCCAAAGTGGATTCCTGCCAAGCAAAACGGCAAGGCGGTGAAATCAAAATACACGCTTCCTGTCTACATCCACGTGCAGTAA
- a CDS encoding energy transducer TonB, translated as MATRGRNICNTLKAIRKQIADANGISYSPEECHFKGECKGTCPKCEQDVRDLEHELHLRQMAGKAIKVAGVALGITALTASATSCATQKGYYKSTPPKSEKVIPIQFQKYTTNDIALLQAKDSLSKKGMLFVQGHLISDEDNEPLIGASVIAKLSGKYAITDVNGNFTLEVEQDDTITVQYIGFIDRSIKLSEMSRDKLNIITLIFNESALGEVVAGIVPEVRIRGTAPVIKREDTFEEASFPGGSTALTQYIKTNLQYPKECREGAPIGRVILGFTVNKDGSLSNIKVEKSLVPILDEEAIRVLKSMPKWTPAKKNGKVVKSHATVPFTFKVE; from the coding sequence ATGGCAACAAGAGGACGCAACATTTGCAACACGCTCAAGGCCATCCGCAAGCAGATCGCGGATGCCAACGGAATCAGTTATTCACCCGAAGAATGCCACTTTAAGGGCGAATGCAAGGGCACTTGCCCGAAATGCGAGCAAGACGTGAGGGACTTAGAACACGAACTGCACCTCCGACAGATGGCAGGGAAAGCCATCAAGGTCGCAGGAGTGGCTTTGGGCATCACCGCCCTCACCGCATCCGCCACATCGTGCGCCACGCAGAAGGGATATTACAAATCGACACCGCCTAAGTCTGAAAAGGTTATCCCTATCCAGTTCCAAAAATACACCACCAACGACATCGCCCTACTCCAAGCGAAAGATTCTCTCAGCAAGAAAGGAATGCTCTTCGTTCAAGGGCATCTCATTAGCGACGAGGACAATGAGCCGCTTATTGGAGCCTCCGTCATCGCTAAACTTTCGGGAAAGTATGCAATAACTGATGTCAATGGAAACTTCACTCTCGAAGTGGAGCAAGACGACACGATAACCGTGCAATACATCGGCTTCATAGACCGAAGCATCAAACTATCTGAAATGAGCCGAGACAAGCTCAATATCATCACTCTAATATTCAACGAAAGTGCCTTAGGGGAAGTCGTGGCTGGAATCGTTCCCGAAGTCAGAATTAGAGGAACGGCTCCCGTCATCAAAAGAGAAGATACTTTCGAAGAGGCTTCATTCCCAGGCGGTTCGACTGCATTGACGCAATACATCAAGACCAACCTTCAATATCCAAAAGAATGTCGGGAAGGCGCGCCAATAGGCAGAGTCATCCTTGGTTTCACCGTCAACAAGGACGGAAGTTTGAGCAACATCAAGGTGGAGAAAAGTCTTGTCCCTATCCTCGACGAGGAAGCCATCCGAGTACTGAAAAGCATGCCGAAATGGACTCCTGCCAAGAAAAACGGAAAGGTGGTGAAATCACATGCCACCGTTCCTTTCACATTTAAAGTAGAATAA
- a CDS encoding radical SAM protein has translation MKTAPLICIDRHRLTIDGEGVTTLVAFHGCPLRCKYCLNPQCLDADGVWQEVDTELLMANVEMDNLYFLATGGGICFGGGEPLLWSSFIKEFCELCPEGWHFTMETSLNVPRHHLEKVTPYIDSFIIDIKDMNPAIYQAYTGKPNRQVIDNLVWLNTHAKHKDKIILRLPIIPKFNTEDDRKHSRQVLIELGYENFDEFEYVIRNK, from the coding sequence ATGAAGACCGCCCCACTCATTTGCATCGACCGCCACCGCCTCACGATAGACGGTGAGGGGGTTACCACGCTTGTGGCATTCCACGGTTGTCCGCTTCGTTGCAAATACTGTCTCAATCCCCAATGCCTTGATGCTGACGGCGTATGGCAGGAGGTGGATACAGAACTGCTGATGGCGAACGTGGAGATGGACAACCTCTACTTCTTAGCTACAGGAGGCGGCATCTGTTTTGGCGGAGGAGAACCGCTTCTGTGGAGTTCATTCATAAAGGAGTTTTGTGAACTATGCCCAGAGGGATGGCACTTTACGATGGAGACGAGTCTAAACGTACCTCGCCATCACTTGGAGAAAGTCACCCCATACATTGACTCCTTTATCATCGACATCAAGGACATGAATCCTGCCATCTATCAAGCCTACACTGGTAAGCCCAACCGGCAAGTTATCGACAACCTTGTCTGGCTCAACACTCATGCCAAACATAAAGACAAGATCATCCTTCGTCTCCCCATAATCCCCAAGTTCAACACCGAAGATGACAGGAAACACAGTCGCCAAGTCTTAATAGAATTAGGATATGAGAATTTTGATGAATTTGAATATGTTATTAGAAACAAATAA